The following are encoded together in the Glycine soja cultivar W05 chromosome 5, ASM419377v2, whole genome shotgun sequence genome:
- the LOC114412210 gene encoding GTP-binding protein YPTM2-like, with translation MNPEYDYLFKLLLIGDSGVGKSCLLLRFADDSYLDSYISTIGVDFKIRTVEQDGKTIKLQIWDTAGQERFRTITSSYYRGAHGIIVVYDVTDQESFNNVKQWLNEIDRYASENVNKLLVGNKCDLTANKVVSYETAKAFADEIGIPFMETSAKNATNVEQAFMAMAAEIKNRMASQPVNNARPPTVQIRGQPVNQKAGCCST, from the exons ATGAATCCCGAATA CGATTATTTGTTCAAGCTTTTGCTGATTGGAGATTCTGGTGTAGGCAAGTCATGTCTTCTCCTGAGGTTTGCT GATGATTCATACCTTGACAGCTATATCAGTACCATTGGAGTGGACTTT AAAATCCGCACTGTGGAGCAGGATGGGAAGactattaaacttcaaatt TGGGACACTGCGGGTCAGGAACGTTTCCGAACAATCACTAGCAGCTATTATCGTGGGGCTCATGGCATTATT gttGTTTATGATGTCACTGACCAAGAGAGCTTTAATAATGTTAAGCAGTGGCTGAATGAAATTGACCGTTATGCAAGTGAAAATGTTAACAAGCTTCTAGTTGGAAACAAGTGCGATCTCACGGCAAATAAAGTTGTGTCCTATGAGACAGCAAAG GCTTTTGCAGATgaaattggaattcccttcatGGAAACTAGTGCTAAAAATGCCACCAATGTTGAACAGGCTTTCATGGCCATGGCTGCTGAAATTAAAAACAG AATGGCAAGCCAGCCAGTGAACAATGCGAGGCCTCCAACAGTTCAAATTCGAGGACAGCCAGTGAACCAGAAGGCTGGTTGCTGCTCGACTTAG